One stretch of Miscanthus floridulus cultivar M001 chromosome 18, ASM1932011v1, whole genome shotgun sequence DNA includes these proteins:
- the LOC136523179 gene encoding uncharacterized protein: MDCVVMTWLLGTVSPNLEEIVREDPAIACSIWLALEHQFLGKCEQRALYFDAAFRNFVQGNLSIIDYCRKYKSMADALGDLGEVVTDRTLVLNIIRGLNERFAPIGMHLRRGCPFPTFLEFGTTCSLKNSVWHITRRPRPLR; this comes from the coding sequence ATGGACTGCGTCGTCATGACGTGGCTCCTTGGCACCGTCTCCCCCAACCTTGAGGAGATCGTTCGGGAGGATCCTGCCATTGCCTGCTCCATCTGGCTTGCTCTAGAACATCAGTTCCTTGGCAAATGCGAACAACGTGCCCTCTATTTCGACGCCGCCTTCAGGAACTTTGTGCAGGGCAATCTCTCCATCATCGACTACTGCCGCAAGTACAAGTCCATGGCTGATGCCCTGGGTGACTTGGGTGAGGTTGTCACCGATCGCACGCTCGTCCTCAACATCATCCGTGGCCTCAACGAGCGCTTCGCCCCCATCGGCATGCATCTTCGACGTGGATGCCCGTTCCCCACCTTCTTGGAGTTCGGAACGACCTGCTCCTTGAAGAACTCAGTCTGGCACATCACTCGGCGCCCCCGCCCACTGCGTTAG
- the LOC136523180 gene encoding uncharacterized mitochondrial protein AtMg00810-like — protein sequence MQVQRWPDGLFLSQCQYMQEILDRAGMATCKPYSTLVDTCSKVSALDGAPVCLHMHDPRVPHLAALKRILRYIRGNLHLGLLIRPSAQFDQVVYSDADWAGYPDTRKSTSGYAVFLGDSLVSPGPAPKPSIYRGVANAVAEASWLRQLLCELHSPPSKAILVYCDNNAIYISSNPVSLH from the exons ATGCAGGTTCAGCGATGGCCTGATGGTCTCTTCCTCTCGCAGTGCCAGTACATGCAGGAGATCCTTGACCGTGCGGGCATGGCTACGTGCAAGCCCTACTCCACCCTGGTGGACACTTGTTCGAAGGTCTCCGCCCTGGATGGTGCTCCT GTCTGCCTTCATATGCACGACCCCCGGGTGCCTCATCTTGCAGCCCTGAAGCGCATCCTGCGGTACATACGTGGTAATCTTCACCTTGGGCTGCTCATTCGACCCTCAGCACAGTTTGATCAGGTGGTTTACTCTGACGCTGACTGGGCTGGCTATCCCGACACACGCAAGTCCACCTCGGGCTATGCCGTGTTTCTCGGCGATAGCCTCGTCTCTCCAGGTCCAGCGCCGAAGCCAAGTATATATCGTGGTGTGGCCAATGCAGTGGCTGAGGCTTCCTGGCTGCGGCAACTTCTATGTGAGCTCCACTCCCCACCCAGCAAGGCTATCTTGGTGTATTGCGACAACAACGCCATCTACATATCATCCAACCCG GTATCATTGCATTGA